The Macadamia integrifolia cultivar HAES 741 chromosome 4, SCU_Mint_v3, whole genome shotgun sequence genome contains the following window.
aaaagtttTGGGAAAAAATACAAACAATTGACATTCCTCTAGGGGAATAGGTCTTCAAATTCAAGCTCTATAATTTTCAATAGTGTATAAATACCTACTGACAAGCAAGGGATTCTCCACGCACAAAAGAAGAGCAGAACAACAATTGAATTCGACTTCCTACTTTAGATCATTACATGTTTAAAATGTTAGAAGATCGCTCTGGGAATGCATCAAGGAAATATTCACTTCCAAAGGCTTTCCAATCACGCAGATATGAATTAGTATTTACAGAATTCAATGGCAGAAAATGGCAGCACCAACTAGAAAAGGCCTTAGTGGTGAAACAAGACACATTATAAAAAATCTGGTGAAGGATTGACAAAACTTACTCGTTATACGCATTTGCCCAGTTATCAGCTGATTCCCCCTCCAAAGCTCCTTCACGAACTTGATGCTCAAATTCTTCTGCCCAATCCTGAACATGCAACTTGGAAAACTCGTTGACCCACTCATCATCAAGTGATCCACCTCGCTTTTGTTCAGTAGTGAACTCATTCACCCATCTATCAGTTCCATGATGAAtctgaataaaaagaaaaataagatacCAACCAATTTGTACGGTAAAGAACTAGCTATCATCAGGCCAGTCTCTTGAACTCAAACTCCTGACTCTCTTTCTGTTTTAGAACATGTAGTTCCATTATGTAAGAGTATTAATCAAAACCGATCATCACTAGACTCGAATGACTCGGATTCTAACAATAggagggggggaaaaaaaaacttacagcAACAAGCTTACAAGATATAGAttaaaataatccaaaaaaaggTGAACTAACAGCTTCACAATTTATTTACTTGCCTCATCACGTACAAGCTGGTCAGCCCATGAATTAGAAATCCCATTGTAGTGCTCTTGATATTCCTCAACCCAATCACCGGAGGCAGACAACCCAGCTTGTTTTACTTGATTGTCATCAACGATAAGTTCACCACGGCTCATCTTAGAGACAAACTGAAGGAACTTCGAATTCTGCAATCATTTAAAACAATAAACAAATTGTTTGAGCTAAAACACTTGTGAAGAGGCTCAGGAGCTCGGTTGCACCCCGTAATAATGTAGATCTAGTAGGCATATAGTTAGTCCAGCCACCAACGGATCATATGCATACTACATGACTCTGCATCATCTCTACAGGAGTTTCAGGTCAATAACCCTCACAATAGGCATATGGAAAACCATTTGAATGCACATCCAGATAAATAAGGGGtgggaaacaaaaagaaaactataAATAATGAAAGGATTCCATGCTTTGAAAAAGCCAAGTATTGACAAAGAATATATACCTGAAACTTTGGGTCCTCATTCTGAGCTAATGTATGTGCAAGCATATGGGTCTGCTCTATTGCTGCCATACTTGATATGTTTTCACTTCTCATTTTACCCACAGACGTAATTTGATACTGTTCCTGCAAAGTAAAACGAGTATCATGAGAACATCTCATAATACTAGCAGTTATGTGAAGTGTCAGGGAATCTATGACAATGAATCTTTTATTTCATTcaaaattaagtaatttaaCAAAATAACCTTTCTAAAACAGATAGGAcattcattaaaatcaatttatGAAATTCATCAGAAAAAATAGAAGGCGCAGACTAAATACTGTCAACTTGCTACCTATATGCTTGACAATGGAATCTTTGTCTATtccatgagttttttttttttttttttttggtctttcagACTTTTCAAATCAGCTCCGAAGATGACCGACCCCCCTTCCCCGACAGCCACCGCCGTCGGCAACCTTCTCGCTGAACCTCCTGCCACCCCTTCCTCTTTTACCCTCCATCCATCCTCCTCCCCCAACCCTTCTNNNNNNNNNNNNNNNNNNNNNNNNNNNCCCCCCCCTTACCCCCTCCTCTTATCCCTTCGCCTCCTCCTCACACCTCTACCATCCCCAAACCTTGGAATCAGAttgcctcctcctcctctaaCCCCCTCCCTCCTCAGTGGGTCACCCACTCAACTTCGTCGCTCCCTCTGTCATCGATAATGTCCCTGTAGGTATCTGCCCTTGGCATTCTTGGAACCTGAAATCTCTAGATAGAAGAACTGTGTTATTGGCCACTTTCTTGGCACCCCCCCCCACCTCTTCAGCATTGTAAAATCCTCCCTTACGAAGAAATGGAGCAACCACAACAGGTACACCTCgttcctcttcctcatccttCTCTTCTGCATCTGCATTTTACGTGATGTTGCTGGCTTTCTGCTacaatcttctttttctcccctccttttcttgtatttaggtctttctcttttctttcccctcCCTACCCTCCTGGATTTTCCTCCCCTTTTTCACTCTACCCTGGGTTTTTCTCTGGGATTatgagcatggttttaagtatcggtacgtatcgtaccgtatcgacCGATATGTATCTGTATCGACCCTTTCCTATacaatacatggaatttttaaaatcctttcgtatcgatatgtatcctatgatacataccgatacaccaccgatacgtaccgatactctatgaaaaatataaaatcgaggtgaaatatatatatcggtatgtatcgaccaatACATAACGATACGGtatgatacgtaccgatacagtgcgctacggtcatacaATGGCCAAGAttggtcatttttcagaaaaacacaattttttgaagagtttttgttccaaagttgttgtcagccatatttctctctaactaaagtggaaatcaaagttgggaacaaggattttacatttatgggacaactacaaaccttgaattcttagtgcgataacctcaatttagtgtttatgcataatacatgttatcaatagctttttctaacaatttttttatgcaaaagtatataaaaaaatgttttctatccatttatgtgcgtatctttagtgtatctctgatacgatacgataccctccgatacgtatcttaattttggccgaccgatactttaatccttgattatgAGTATGGACCATGGCACCTTGACAATATGGAAATTGGCACCTTGGTCGTTAAGGGGTGCCTCAcagtcgccttgacaactatgcacgTATAGTTTAACATTCAAAAGATTCCCATAGGAAATTCCTCACTACTTCCTCACTGAAATTTTTCACTCCATATAAAAActtacaataaaataatattgaCCAAACAATCCCAATTTTGGAGGACTAAAATTACCAAGAACTTGAAATTGCGAACCTGCTCAAATTCAGATGCCCAACCATTAGCACCATGTTGTTGTTCAAAGGAGTGTGCCCAGGCTTCAGGATCACCATGCGCCGCTCTGTGCTGACTGTATTCAGAAACCCATCCATCTACTGCATGAGGAGCAACAGATCGTAGGGGGCGTTGAGACTCATTCCAATATTCTTCCAACTCTTGTAATCTCATTGGTAGAGCACCCTTAGCCCGAGCATCATTATCAATATCTAAAGAATGAAGCAGTGCATTTATCTGAGAAGGAAACAGTCCAGATGAACTCAAGAAGTGTTAAAAGCTTACTTTGTAGGCAATGAGAAACACTATTGCtaagaaaaatagaggaaaaaaaatacaaagaaaggGCAAAAGAAACCTCAAGCCCCAAACCACAAACAGAAACCTTACGGTTGATACTAACTCCAAAACAACCACAAGCACAGAGTACAAAAGAAGTAAAAGCAACACCAATTCCTCCCCACCCAGCCACCCCAACACCTTGCAGTAACCACTAATAAAAAGGAACCTAGCACCAGCCCCATGATACCAGACATTAACaccaacaaaacaaaaaattgtgcctccttcaatccaagttcttaaaaaataataataataataacccacgaaagaacaagaaacaaattctacagagaATTATAAAGAAATATTACCAGTTAACTTTTGAAGAATGATAATCATTAAAGTTCCTTGGGGCAAGGGGATGATATTCAGCTAAGTTTGGCCTGCAAACCTGTGCATTGATATAATCTTCATTCTTGTTTCCAAAGAAATGTCGTGCCATTATGCTGCTACGATCACGTATACATCGTTTGTCCCCTTCTGACAATCCCAAAACTGGAAGCGACACAGGTTGAAAAGGAAGACCAGCATGGCCACTCTCCACAAAAGAGTGCAAAAAACTTGACAAGACTCTTTGTGGTGGCCCTGAAAGGTGAACAGAGAATATGTTACACCAAAAGGATCAGCTTCCAACATTTTCATACATACTATAATATGCAAACTTTGAAGATATTCAATTTACAGTTACAAATAGCCTGttataaaaaattatacaaaCATAATAAAGTAACTCGAGGATAACTTGACTAAACTTGAGTTGCTCAGAACTCGCACAAGGGATTACTTCATCTTTGATGAAACCAAGAAACTCAATTGAGTAAAGTAGGAAGAAGCAATTTCTGTCACATGCACATATTTTATAGCAAGAAATAAGCTAATTCCCCATCCCATGCTTGCCCACTGTATAACTGGTCGATACTCCCTCCAAATAATATTCTTTTGTAACTGCAAAACTCAAGTAATTAGTTCTAAATCTCAATCTCAACCTCAACGCAAAGCTTTTCACCCTTACCATCCCAGGTGGGTTGAACCCGATTACTAACATTATGGTCATGAGGAGGAACTGAAGCATGATGAATCTCATCCCAGGCATCTGCAAGAGCTCCCTGATCCGTAGAACGGAAGCTATTAAGGAATTCTGAGCCCTGAAACAGTTAAGTATGATTGAATAGCCTCAAGAGATCCACAAAAAAGCTtctgaagaaagaaataagatcATACCTGAGTATCAGGGTGCTGGTATCGTTGATAATCATATTCTGATCCGGGGAGTGTTGCTACACGATCGTTGCTCCCAGAGTACAATGAAGTTTCTGGACCCGTTAGTGTTGTACCAGGGAGCTCCTTTACTCTTTCCTATTCAGACAATAAAAGATGTCAAAGGCTTTATTGGTGAGCACAATACCAGCACATCACATTAATTGGTGTTCGGAATGCTAGACAGGTAAACACATACAATTTCTgagtaaaaagtaaaataagTTTGCAGCAGGGAATCTTAAAAGGACCTTTGATGCTTTCTAAAAGGGGAGTAGCTCCCAAACCCAATCGAAAGAAGGAATAATActgtaatagttttttaaacAAGTAATGGTGCGAGAACAATGGAAGGCAGTTGAGAATTGTCGATAAAGGAACCTTTAGGAAGTTGAAATAATTGGGCAAAATACATTGctatctccctttttttttctttttagggtgAAGGATAATAGCAATAATCCATTAAAGCAGAAGCAGATAGCAAGCACCCCCGACAGGCCAAAACCAACTCGACGAGAATATTTTCATAGTTGTATTGAGCATTGACGTGATTCAGAAAAAACATAGGCACCAGAGTCCGCGCCTAAGAATTAATAACCATCCAAATTCGAAAGAGAAGCCCGGTGGAAGATATTTATTCTCCAAATTCAAATGGGGTAACCCAAGACCATAATTCAAAAAATGGAATTTGGAGCGTCGAGGAAATGACTTAacgatatgaagtgggatgggaCTGATTAACGAGGACAAATTGATCGAGGAAAATGGGGCTGCTTTTATTCTTATACTTCACCTGATTCTTTGAAGACGAGCCAAGTAGGGTGTTTGCAAAAGCACCAAGGGGatttgaagaagaggaagagccCGGAACGACGCAAGCCCCGCCTCCTGTGACCAGCTCTCTCATCGCCATGCCTAATCGTTGCTGCAACTTGACTCTGCTCTCCTTCCAACGTCTAAGAGACAGTCACTGTGCCTTTGTATTTTCTCCGGTTAAGCGGTCACGGCGAGAGCATGTACAACGAATTATATTGGAGTTGGGGGAAACCGACATCGACGTGTACATGTACGTGTACGCACCTTTATCTTCTGTCACCTCGCAGCTCTTCTGGTGCTTTGTTGTTTACACCGTCGCAACCGTATCATATCCAGTTATAATTTCAACGTAATCCTTTACATGACAGTGATGACATATACCGATAACTTTACCCCATTGCACCAATAAGAAAATAGGGATATTTACAGTGGGCCTAGAATGCCCCAATGTTAACACCATCCCCTTTTCCAGAATAACGGTGTTAACTCAGAAATAAAATTGGCAAGTGTACCCTTCTCACTAAAACATACTAAGGGCTAACCCAACCCCAATTCCCTTTATATTACCGTTGAGAGCATTTTTAACCGAATGAAACCCTACCCAACTGAGAAATCTGCAACCTCTAGCGATTCGCACCTGAGGAACCTATAACTTCCGGCAAAGGTTGAGATTCTTGACGATGAACGGAAAACacagaaaaatgaagaagatgagCTAATAAAAAGCTCAAAAAGCAAAGAATTAATGGAGGAAACGAAGGTTTGATCTGAATGGATTCTAAGGTTTAACTTGGTGGATTCCCAAGGGGTTTCAAATGGTTTCCTGGCCTTTATCTATTCTGCTCCTCTCTCATCTATCTATCACCACAGGTCAGTTTATTCTATAGTTCTTATACACCTGCCGTTCTTTCATTTAAGTTTTCAAGTTCTTTTCCTTTGCGATATCTTTCGAGATATTGATCAAATTTGACTCAGAGTAGGTGCATTAGTTTCTAATATCTGATCTACTGATCGCCAAACCCTAACAACCTTGCCTTAGGGCGACCCATCCTGCTGAACATGAGTTCCAAAGCTGGCTGGAATAGTGGGTTTTGAAGCCACTTTCAAATATGAAACTAGCCTTCCGCCAGAACTGTTTCAGCCATTCATTATTCGAAATATTTTGTCTGTTGTGTCTAATATTAGTCGAATTCAGAATTCAGTCCGGTGAGTTCTTCCCTTGAAATCAAATCTGGTTTTCTGCCTCAGGTTTTGTCTTGAGGTTGAACAGGATGTTGGCTCCAGAAAATCTGGATTCACTGAAGAGATGATATCCACCATGGTTTGCGGTTGGGGAGAAGAACAGGGGTATTTTGTGCTTGGGTTGAAAGGGTAGAATAGGTAATTCACAATATTGTTAGAGTGTTTTGGTCTTTGTAAAAGATCTACGACGTGATGTCATCAGTTAATAGTTTCGTGATACGAATGTATAGCTTTTCAAAAGTAGGGTATGTGAGTGGAATTTCTGGAGGAGGGATGGTCTTAACGTTGGGCATTCTGCACAGAGGCCATTCTAAATATCCCTAAATAAGCCTTTTACCAAcaataattaaggaaaaattacgcccctcccctgtagtttgtcaAAATTATACATGGATCCAAAGATTTAAACGAATTACGTCTCCTCTCTTATAATTTGAAAGATCCTTACAATTAAGTCTAATCCGTTGGTTACCGTGAAATTGGGATTGTTAGAAATTGGGACTGTTAGTTGATGATGTCACCTTATATGATATATCTTAatgccgaaaatgcccttatATTAAGATGAACTTACTAATACACCCTTCCCttaaaactaggggtgtcaacggtctgggttggtgcggtttcggtccgatTCCATCGGTTttggtgtgactttggaactaatcgaaaccgccccattaaggatttatcaaTTTTGGTCAGGTGTCGACTTCGGTGCAGTTTGGGTTCgagttggtaccggtttggatttatcaggttcatttcggtttggatcgattttttaaaccggtatggagccattaggaaaccgacagataattgaaaaaaaaattaacacgGGCCTCATCCTTTGGAGTTTGGGTGGGTATGACTTCATCCTTTGGAACTCATCCTTCGCCCTACCCCTTTGGGCCAGTATGGACCTGTTCATAGGATTTCCTCATTTATTTTTCACATTGTGAGCCTGTATAGTGTATACCAATATTTAGTAGACAAATATAATTAAAACACAACTATTACTGAATTATGGTGGAAAAAGATCAACCAAATAAGGCAGTAAAAGTATGAAAATCCAAGTATCCAACAgtaaataggaattcccatacATGAAAAACCAAGTCATGAAAAAAGGAATTTCTGTAcatgaaaacataataatttATCAAGCGCAAAACATAGATCAaaacatcaagtcatcaaactATAAAGTATCAAACTATCGAAGTACCAAATATTCAAATCATTCAATCAACCACGGACCacctaaaaattaaaatgattcaATCACGGAATCACCCACCTAAAATAGAGATAGTGTGCCAATAACTAATGCAAGTCAAAGTATCAAATAGACCATAGAACATCCACCTAAAACATTCAAAGAGTATTTAATATTAcatcaaaatatcaaatgactatcttctttctcaaaatattttaatattccTTTAAAATATTGCAGCCTTTTGTCCTCCAAAATGATGTGTTGAGTAGTTACTCTTAAGACCACAAGTGTATCCTACACTCTTACCATTCCAAGAAACTGCAACCAAAAGTGAAAGAAGATTTAAAACAACATAGTGACACTGTCAAAACATAAATTATGAAATACGTGCAAATGTAAACTACGGTATACCTATTCAATAAGATTGAGCTTATCCTTCTCTAGGAGTAGGACCAGCTGAAGAACTAGCTATTGCACCTCTCTCCTTTTCAATGTGCAATAGTTCCAGTACATTTATAAGTGCATTATCCACATTAGTGGGATCATCAAAAGGCTCAGCTATATACAAAGTAAAATAAGACACTAATTAACTAATTaatacaattaaaaataaaaaatatactgAATGAAAAATTACCTCTGAAGTCTATATCAAACATCCAATCCCAAAAGGCATATTAATGCTTCAGCATTGGTAGGTAGGAGTTTGCTCTGATATTTATCAATAACACGGCCCCCTGCGCTAAAAGCCGACTTTGAAGCAACTGTGAAAACTGGTATAGCCAAGACATCACGAGCCATTCGAGCCACATCTGGATATCTTGACCCATTTGCTTTCCAAAGTGCCAACACATCATACTCATCATATTCATTATCATTGAATGGGATCTTGGGTTCATCTAGATATATATCTAATTGAGATTTACTTTCATTATCCATCTCAGTAAGCTCAGATACCATAAATTCctatgaaaattgagaaatagccgaaatatgaatcattaataagattagcaatgaatgttgaaaacttgtattaaaaaataaatcaaaattactatCAGAATGTAAATTTACTTACAAATCTTGTTCTAGATCTCCCAGGACGATGGGCAAGTGTAGGAACATCATAGTCACTTGGTTGCATACTCTTGTACTCATCAAACAATTGATATAAagaattcctcacattgttgcaCATTGTAGATGCATTTAAGTCCAGATTGCAAAGCTTAGAAAATGCCCAAGTCACAAAACTAAGTTTATATcgaggatcaaacaccaaagcaatggccaaaattggactatattcactccaatatttgtcaattttttttttcatttccacTGCCATTGGCTTCATAAAGTTGAGCCCACGTGATACCTCTTCTAATAAACTTTTGTGAATCTcccaaacattttcaaaatataaatttgctGTGGGATACTTGGAACCAGAAAGCAAAACAGTAATTGCATAGAAGGGATACAAAAAACTCGTTAATCTCTCAATCTTCAACCATTGTTCAGAACTAGGACAAGTTTTAAAGTTGTCATCCACTAGTCCAAGGTTCTCAAAtgctttacaataaaataatacaGAATCAAGCATGAGATAGGTTGAGTTCCACCTTGTGGAGACATAAGCACATAAGCCCTTACTACTTTGTAATCCCAATTGCTTACAAATTTCCaagaattttacttttcttgtttGTGATCCTTTCACATAGGCTATACTAGATCGCACCAACACCACAGAGTCATCTATGTGTTTCAGTCCATCTTGTACAATAAGATTGAGAATATGTGCACAACACCTATTATGAAAGTGTAATCCTCTACATAAAAGAGCattcttcaaatttaaatttttcttcagcaagtcaacaaaacagaaattagCTGTGGCATTATCTAAAGTAATTGAAAACAATTTCCGATCAATACCCCAGTCAGAcaagatttttgaaaccatttcaCAAATATGGATGCCAGTGTGTAGAGGTGGCATGATGCAAAACTTCAACAACTTCTTATGCAACACCTAATCCTTATCAATGTAATGGGCACTCAAAGCAATGTAtctatcattagtgatagatGTCCATAAATCACTTGTCAAAGAAATCCTCCCAGTAAATGAATTAAGTAAATTCTtgattctaatggactccaaaTTGTATAACCTCAAAATATCCGACATTTGTGTGTTTCGAGCAATATGGGTATAGTCTAGAAAAAGGTATGTAATTAACTCTCTAAACTCCTCATACTCAACAAAAACTAAAGGTAATTCATGTCTCACAATAAGCTTTGTAACTTTATCACGCACAAAATCTTGATCAACTTTTTTGTCTCTTAACTTcactttcccttcatttacaccTAAAATAATTTGGGTGCTtgtgtttcctttgttttccctttttgggcAATGTAGAATATGTCTCCTAAGGCTTCCAGTTCCATTAATATTACTATCAACCTTATAAACTTGCTTACATCTTTTGCATTCAGCTCGGTTCttcccatcatcaaaacccttcccATCAATGATTGTGAACTCATCCCAAACTACActcattcttttccttttggtagTTTCATTTGTTTCAAGTGTTACGACACTTGAAGGTTCTGTTGATGGAATTCCAGGAATATATGGTCCATCATCAGACATAACATCAGCATTTGACCCACAATCGGGCTCATCTTTTATATTGATGGACATTTctataattaataagaaaacatatGACATGTTAATAAAAGAAGAATACCAAGcattacaaattcaaaaatgacCTCTTTAAGTTGGAAGCAAATAATAATATGCCCTAATTAAGAGATCCTCTATAAATCTTAATCACTTTCCCTTCTTAAATTAGCCCTATATAATACACTATTGCATGTTGAAATTTGATTCAAAATCTCATAtttgaagaagttgaaaaaacagaaataagattcaaaaataaaatatggaaggATAAAATTGACTGAAATTTGAATCTTGTTTTAATACTTGATCAACCAAATAGATTGAAAATTTAAAAGGGTTTAATTGGATGATAAACCTCTTTAAAATCCAACTAATGCAACCCAATTCCTTACAAGCATACTCGAATACCCCATTTCAGTTCTATTATATCACCATTTACGGCTAACTTCAGATTTACATGTTAACAACTTAGAGTCTCAGATATTTTATTCACAAAAGGGCCAAAAAAAGATGAGAAGCTTGAATCAAAAGATGATATACCTGGAGGCTGGAGTACCAAAGAAAGAGCTGAAATTTATAGAGAGAGAATTTGAAGGTTGCAGGGGTCTCAAATCGGCTGTTAGAGGAGGGAAACATTGGTTCTCAATTAAAGCACAAGCTTTATGGCTTGTCGTCGCTGTCGATGTGCAAACCGtgcaatcaaacaaaaaaaaaaaagagttttaccTATTGAGGGACGATCGGCAACTAGCAGGCTTCGAAATTTACTTGTCGAGGGACGATCGGCAACCAGCAGGCTTCAAAATTTACCCGTCGAGGGACGATCGGCAACCAGCAGGCAGTAGGCTTCGAAATGGGTTCAGACTTCAGAGTAGTGTGAAGTGTGAACTGCGTATGCGATTAAGGCTTCAATCTTCACTTTCAACTTCAAGTTTCAGAACCCATAGCCGCTGCAACTTCAAGTTTCAGAACCCATAGCCGCTGCAACTTCAAGTTTCAGGTCAGCGGTGTTAGCCATCGCCGTTGGCCGCTGCTGCTCACACCGTCACGGCGTCACTCGCTTAGTTGCTTaggtttttattcttttgaaaaattagggctTCAAAAGCCTTTTGACAGGTTGAAGTTGATAAACgttgggcacttgggctagTGTTGGTCCTGTTGGACACTTGGGCTTCGCCCACTTGAGTGTTGGCCCACTTAGGTTAGTGAGTTTTAAGTTCGGTTTTATCTCAGGTCAGTTTGgatcggtttcggtttcggtgcacATTTCCAACATTTCTGGTGGCCCAATGGTCTAACCTGAACCGAACCGAGACCGGattcaatttaaaatacaaaccgAAACTGGCCCAATAAGCcaccggttcggtttggatcgggcttAATTGGTTCAGTTCGGTCCGATTTAACCGGTCCGgtttagatattgacacccctactta
Protein-coding sequences here:
- the LOC122076366 gene encoding peroxisome biogenesis protein 5-like, yielding MAMRELVTGGGACVVPGSSSSSNPLGAFANTLLGSSSKNQERVKELPGTTLTGPETSLYSGSNDRVATLPGSEYDYQRYQHPDTQGSEFLNSFRSTDQGALADAWDEIHHASVPPHDHNVSNRVQPTWDGPPQRVLSSFLHSFVESGHAGLPFQPVSLPVLGLSEGDKRCIRDRSSIMARHFFGNKNEDYINAQINALLHSLDIDNDARAKGALPMRLQELEEYWNESQRPLRSVAPHAVDGWVSEYSQHRAAHGDPEAWAHSFEQQHGANGWASEFEQEQYQITSVGKMRSENISSMAAIEQTHMLAHTLAQNEDPKFQNSKFLQFVSKMSRGELIVDDNQVKQAGLSASGDWVEEYQEHYNGISNSWADQLVRDEIHHGTDRWVNEFTTEQKRGGSLDDEWVNEFSKLHVQDWAEEFEHQVREGALEGESADNWANAYNEFLNEKIDDTQRSDTSRGVYVFSDMNPYVGHPNPLKEGQELFRKGLLSEAVLALEAEVLKNPDNAEGWRLLGITHAENDDDQQAIASMMRAQEVDPTNLEVLLALGVSHTNELEQAAALKYLYRWLQHHPKYGTLAPLEKSDSLYYADVVRLFNEIHHGTDRWVNEFTTEQKRGGSLDDEWVNEFSKLHVQDWAEEFEHQVREGALEGESADNWANAYNE
- the LOC122076367 gene encoding zinc finger BED domain-containing protein RICESLEEPER 2-like, with the protein product MVSKILSDWGIDRKLFSITLDNATANFCFVDLLKKNLNLKNALLCRGLHFHNRCCAHILNLIVQDGLKHIDDSVVLVRSSIAYVKGSQTRKVKFLEICKQLGLQSSKGLCAYVSTRWNSTYLMLDSVLFYCKAFENLGLVDDNFKTCPSSEQWLKIERLTSFLYPFYAITVLLSGSKYPTANLYFENVWEIHKSLLEELCNLDLNASTMCNNVRNSLYQLFDEYKSMQPSDYDVPTLAHRPGRSRTRFEFMVSELTEMDNESKSQLDIYLDEPKIPFNDNEYDEYDVLALWKANGSRYPDVARMARDVLAIPVFTVASKSAFSAGGRVIDKYQSKLLPTNAEALICLLGLDV